CATCAAAAGCTACAAGTTCTATTTTCTCTCCATCTCCCCAACCAACAAATTTATATGGTCCTGTTCCCATTGGTTCTATAGAGATCATATCATTTTTAGCTTTTGTATCTTTTTCATTTAAAATAGCTGTCAATGGATGAGCTAAACTAAATAATAGAGGTGCTGAACTATTTTTTAATACTAATTTAATAGCTGAATCATCAATAACTTCTACTTTATCAATAACTTCTATCATTATTCTACTTGCTGGTTTTTCTAACATTCTATTAATACTAAATACAACGTCATTCACTGTCAAAGTATCTCCATTGTGGAATTTTACACCTTTTTTTATTTTTATTACTAATTCAGTAGGTGAAAGATACTCATAAGACTCAGCTAATTCAGGTACAATATTTCCATTGTCATCTATTTTAAATAGTGTATTAAAAATTTGCTCTGTTACAAAAAGAGCTGGAACTTCATTATACATATTAGGATCTAGAGTTTTTGGTTTTGATCCTTGTGATACTACTACAGTTTTTTCTTTAGTTAAATTTGCTTTCTCTTCTGTTTTTTCTGAAGAACAACCAACTAAAAGAAATGCTGTAGCTAAAGCTATAGCAATTTTTCTCATAATCATTCCTCCAAATACATAAAAATATAGTATATTAACACTAATATACTACTACTTTCAATATAAAATGAAAAATATATTTAATATATAATGATTATTTGAAAAAATTTTTTATATTTCTTTTAAAATGTTTTCTTTAACCTTTTTACATAGTTTAGAATATATTCTATCTACAAACCATTTTTCACTTGATTTTTTAGAAATCTCATCTACTTTTATCCACTCTACTCCACTATTTTCATCAGGTTTAATTTTTAAAGAAAGTTTTTCATCTGCCTCTAATAAAAAAGTAAAATTTAAATGAAGATGTGAAGATACATATTCTCCCCTTTTTTCATGTCCATCTACTGTTAAAATCTCCATAGAAAAAATATCTGTTGATAAAAATTTAACCTCTTTAATTCCACTTTCCTCTTCTACTTCCTTTAAAACAACCTCTTTTAAATTCTTATTTCCATCAGCATGTCCACCTAACCATGCCCAAGAATCATAAATATTATGATATGCCATTAATACTTTATCTCTTTTATTATTTACAATCCAAGCTGAAACAGTAATATGAGCTATTTTATTTTCTCTTGTAAAAATTTCATCCCCATTTTGTAGCCATTGTAAAATAAGCTCTTTATCCCTTTTCTCCTGTTCATTAAAAGGTTCGTACTCTCTTAACTCCTTTTCTAAATTTTCCATCTTTCCCTCCATAAAAATCAGTTTTATATAAAAAAACTGCTGTAAACTTTTTAATTTACAACAGCAATTTTTTAATTATAATCTTTTTAAAATTTTAGCAAGTTGATCAGGACAAGAAGTTCCTCTACCTCTACAATCAATTCCTTCAAGTTTTGCTATAGCATCCTCTTTTTTCATTCCAAGAAGAAGATTTTGAAGTCCGTGAGTATTTCCATCACATCCTCCAACAAACTCTATTTCAGTGATGTAACCATCATAATCTACAGTAACTCCAATTTGTTTAGCACAAACTTTTTCTGTTGAATAATAATGCATTTTTCCTCCTCATAAAATTAGATCATAGCGAATACTTTAAAAATATTCAAAGTTATTATACAAAATTTTTCATATTTTGTAAATATTTTATAATAAATATTATAAACTTTTTTATCTATTTTTTTATATTTTTAAGATGTTTTCAATCTTTTATTTTTCGTTCTTACTTTAACTTTTTATGATATTTTGATATAATATTGTATTATAAACTCTATATCCAAAAAGGAGGATAATTATGTTAAAAAAATTTATAATTATATTAGCTGCTTTTTCAATTATAGCTTGCTCTGGAAGAGAAGTAGATATATCTAAAAAGCAAGAAAGAGGAGGTATAGTTTACATTGTCAATGAAGAAAAACCTTTCTCTGGAGTAATTACAGGAAAATATGGAAATGGACAAATTAAGATAAAAGAAACTTTTAAAGATGGTAAATATAATGGAGAACAATATACTTACTATGATAATGGACAAGTTGAATCAAAAGCAGACTTTGAAAATGGTGTAGCTAAAGGAACTTACTTCCAATATCATAGAAATGGAGAAATTTCATACACTGGACAATTTATGAATGGTAAACGTCAAGGTGAATGGAATAGATATACTGATGATAAGAAACTTATTCTTACTGAATTTTATAACAATGGAACTCTTGAAGATGTAAAACAATATCTTGTGGATACTGATAAGGTTAAACAAAAAATATTAGATTTTTTTAATTAAAATTTTAATTCTTTTATACTAAAAAATTAGTATTATCTTATAAAGCAAGAATTATTTTTCAACATTTTTTAAAAAATTAAAAAATTTTTTCAAATTTTACTTGCATTTTTTAATTTTTAGATGTATACTCACAGTAACAAAAAAAGGAATCATAAAATCAAGATTAAAAGAGGAGGGAGAGAATATGTTACTACTTAACATAATATCATTTGTCATATGTGTCATAATAATAAGAGTCATACAAAGCTTGACTAAAATCTCATATGCCTATGATTATGTTAGGGATTAATTTTGCATATTCTTTAAACTATATAAGGGGAATAATAAATATATATTATTGTTTTAAATAAATTTATTATTTTCTTGTATCCTTTGAGATAGAAGCAACCTAACAGGGTTGCTTTTTTTTATACCTATAATTGTCCAAAATTTAGGTATTAAAATTCTTTATTTTAAGTATTCAATTTTAATTAATTTTATAAAATTTTAAAGGGGGAAATAATTATGAAAAAACTTACATTAATGCTTTTAGGAGTGACTTGTTTATTAACAGCTTGTGGGGGAAATGAAACTAAAGAAGCTGCTGCACCTAAGAAAGAGGAAGTTGTAAAAATTGGAGCTACTGCACCACTTACTGGACCACTAGCAATCTATGGAGTTACAGCAACAAATGGTTCAAAACTAGCTATGGAAGAGATCAATAAAAATGGTGGAGTACTTGGTAAAAAAGTAGATTTCGTTGTGCTTGACTCAAAAGGAGATTCGACTGAAGCTGTAATGGCATACAATAGATTAGTTGATGAAGGAATGGTAGCATTTATTGGAGACGCTCCATCTAAACCAAGTCTTGCAATTGCAGAGGTAGCAGCTCAAGACAATATGCCTATGATTACACCAACAGGAACTCAATTTAATATCACTGAAGCTGGTAAAAACGTATTCCGTGCTTGTTTCACAGACCCATATCAAGGAAGAATCTTAGCAAACTTTGCTAAAAATAATTTAAAAGTTAAAACTGCTGCTATTGTTGTTAATAACTCAAGTGACCACTCAAATGGAGTTACAGAAGCATTCTTGAAAGAAGCTCAAGCTCTTGGTATTGAAGTAGTAGCTAAAGAAGGATATTCTGATGGAGATAAAGATTTCAGAGCTCAACTTACAAAAATCTTACCTACTAATCCTGATGTATTAGTAATTCCTGATTACTATGAACAAGTTGCTTTAATCACTGCTCAAGCTAGAGAAATTGGACTTAAATCTACATTCATCGGACCAGATGGTTGGGATGGAGTTTCAAAAACTCTTGACCCTAGTGCTTATGGAGTTATTGAAAATTCTTACTTCACTAACCACTACTCTTTAGATGATCAATCTGAAAAAGTTCAAAACTTCGTAAAAGCTTATAGAGAAACATATAAAGAAGATCCATCTTCATTTGCTGCTCTATCTTATGATGCTGCATATATGATGAAAGCTGCTATCGAAAAAGCTGGAACTACTGAAAAACAAGCTGTTGTTGATGCTTTAAAAGGAATTGAATATGATGGTGTTACTGGACATCTAACATTTGATGAAAAAAATAACCCTATTAAAGCTGTTACTGTTTTAAAAATCGTTAATGGAAAATATACTTTTGACTCAATTGTTGAAGCAAAATAATATTTTTAAAGGATGATAAAAACTCTAATCAGCACTAAACTTAGTGCTGATTGGAGAAATTATCTATATATTAAAAAGGAGAGGAAAGAAAAAAATGGAATTTTTACTTCAGATTATAAATGGACTACAAATTGGAAGCATCTATGCCCTTATTTCTCTTGGGTACACCATGGTATATGGAATTGCACAACTTATTAACTTTGCACATGGGGATATTATCATGGTAGGTGCATATGTTTCATTATTTAGTATCCCAATGTTTACTAAAATAGGTTTACCCGTATGGCTTACAATGGTACCTGCTATTATTGTCTGCATCCTCTTAGGAATGCTTACTGAAAGAGTTGCTTACAGACCTCTTAGAAATTCTCCAAGAATCTCTAACTTAATCACAGCCATAGGAGTAAGCTTATTATTAGAAAATAGCTTTATGAAAATTTTCACACCTAATACTAGACCATTTCCAAAAGTATTTACTCAACCACCTATTTTAATAGGAGATCTTCACTTAAACTTTGGAACTGTTGTAACTATTTTAGTTACATTAACACTATCTGTTGCTCTTCAATATTTTATGAAAAAAACTAAATATGGAAAAGCAATGCTTGCAACAAGTGAAGATTATGGAGCTGCTAAATTAGTAGGAATTAATGTTGATCACACTATCCAATTAACATTTGCTATCGGTAGTGGACTTGCAGCAGTTGCAGCTGTTTTATATGTAGCTGCTTATCCTCAAGTTCAACCATTAATGGGATCTATGCCTGGTATCAAAGCATTTATTGCAGCAGTTTTAGGAGGTATCGGAATTCTTCCTGGAGCTGTTCTTGGAGGATTTATTCTTGGAATTGTAGAAAGCTTAACAAGAGCATACATCTCATCTCAATTAGCTGATGCAATTGTATTTTCAATATTAATTATCGTACTATTAGTTAAACCTACTGGAATTTTAGGTAAAAATATGAGAGAAAAGGTATAAGGTGATTGGGAAATGTCAAAAACAAAGATGCTTAGTTATATTGCAACATTTGTATTACTTACTGTTGTTTATATTATTTTAATGAGTTTAATCAATACTGGTATTATTTCTAGATACCAAACAAATATATTAACATTAATCTGTATTAATATTATCCTTGCTGTTAGTTTAAATGTTACTGTTGGTTGTTTAGGGCAAATTACAATTGGACATGCTGGATTTATGTCAGTTGGTGCTTATGCTGCTGCTCTATTTACTAAAAGTGGACTTGTAGAGGGGTTACCTGGATATTTCTTAGCCCTAATTATTGGTGGAGCTGTTGCAGGAGTAGTTGGAATTATAATTGGAATTCCGGCTCTTAGATTAAACGGTGACTATCTTGCAATTATTACTCTTGCTTTTGGAGAAATTATCAGAGTTTTAATTGAATACTTTGACTTTACTGGGGGAGCTCAAGGGTTACGTGGTATCCCTCGTTACAATAAAATCGAGATTATCTTTATTATCATGGTTGTATGTGTAATGATGATGTTCTCTCTTATGACAAGTAGACATGGAAGGGCTGTTCTATCAATTAGAGATGACGAAATTGCCAGTGGTGCATCAGGAGTTAATACAACTTATTATAAAACATTTGCATTTACTGTATCAGCAGTTTTTGCAGGAATTGCAGGAGCTGTATATGCTCATCACTTAGGAATCTTAGGAGCTAAACAATTTGACTTTAACTATTCAATTAACATCTTAACAATGGTAGTTTTAGGAGGAATGGGAAGTTTCACAGGTTCTATTCTATCAGCTATCGTTTTAACAATTGTACCTGAAATGCTACGTGAATTTTCAGATTACCGTATGATTGTTTACTCTTTACTACTTATCTTAACTATGATCTTCCGTCCAACAGGACTTTTAGGACGTAAAGAGTTTCAAATTACAAAAGTTATTGAAAGATTTATGAAAAAAGGAGGAAATGTCAATGAATAACCTTGTATTAGATGCTAAAGATATTTCTATTACCTTTGGTGCATTAAAGGCTGTAACTGATTTTAACTTACAATTGAGAGAAAATGAGCTTGTAGGACTTATCGGTCCCAATGGTGCTGGTAAAACTACTGTTTTCAATATTTTAACTGGGGTATATTCTCCAACATCTGGGATATATACTTTTAATGGTGAAGTAATTAATAAGATGCCTACATATAAATTAGTAAAAAAAGGACTTGCTAGAACTTTCCAAAATATCAGACTTTTTAAATATATGAGTGTTTTAGATAATGTTCTTGTAGCTAATAACTTTAATATGAAATATGGAATTTTAAGTGGTACATTCCGTTTCCATAACTATTGGAAAGAAGAAAAAGAAGTTAAAGCTAAAGCTTTAGAACTTTTAAAAATATTTGATTTAGATAAATATGCTGATATGCCTGCTGGAAATCTTCCTTACGGACAACAAAGAAAGCTTGAAATTGCTAGAGCTATGGCAACAAATCCAAAAGTTTTACTACTTGACGAGCCAGCAGCAGGAATGAACCCTACTGAAACTGAAGAATTAATGAAAACTATTAAACTTATTAGAGATAAATTTAATATTGCTATACTTTTAATTGAACATGATATGAAACTTGTTTTAGGTATTTGTGAAAGGCTTATTGTATTAGATCATGGAAATGTTATTGCATCAGGAGATCCACATGAAGTTGTTAATAATCCAACTGTTATTACAGCTTATCTAGGTGCTGATGATGAAGGAGATGAAGAGTAACAATGGAAAATCAAAATATGTTAGAAATCAAAGATTTACACGTTTATTACGATAATATTCATGCTTTAAAAGGAATCTCATTAAATGTTAAACAAGGTGAGATTGTATCACTTATTGGAGCTAACGGAGCTGGTAAAACTACTACTCTACAAACTATCTCTGGACTTATCAACTCTAGAGAGGGACAAATTTTCTTTGAAGGAAAGGATATTACAAAGGAAAAATCACATAAGATTTGTGAAATTGGAATTGCTCAAGTTCCTGAGGGAAGAAGAGTTTTTGCTAAACTTCCTGTAAAAGATAACTTAAAATTAGGTGCTTTTACTGTAAAGGATACTCCTGAAAATCTTGAAAAAGATAGAGCTAATTTCTATAAAAATTTCCCAAGAATGTCTGAACGTAAAAATCAATTAGCTGGTACTCTTTCTGGTGGAGAACAACAGATGCTTGCTATGGGTAGAGCTATTATGAGCAGACCTAAACTTTTAATCCTTGATGAGCCATCAATGGGACTTTCTCCTCTATTTGTAAAAGAGATCTTCTCAGTTATTAAAAAACTTAAAGAGATGGGAACTACTATTCTTTTAGTTGAGCAAAATGCTAAAATGGCTCTTGCTATTTCTGATAGAGCCTATGTAATTGAAACTGGAAAAATCACTCTTGAGGGAGATGCAAAAGAGTTAATGAACAATCCACAAATTAAAAAAGCTTACTTAGGAGCTTAATTAAAAAAGGGAGTATTGAAAAATATTCCCTTTTTAGTTATCTATCTACTTTAAAATTTAGGTATTTTCTGTATATTGCTTATCTCTTTTCCTAAACATCTTCTTAAAAAATTAGGAACAAATACAGAATAATATAGTAGTTGAGCTTCTATATTTCCCTTTTCAACTTTCTTTAACTCTCTATATATCTCTTTATACCTATTATGAACTCTCTTCCAATCTCCACCACCATTATATCTTTTATATATAACAACTGAGTAGAAACTTAGAATAAGTTTAGCTAAAGTTTCCTTTCCAATTTTAGAATCAAGATTTTGATACTCTTTAAAAAATTTTTCACATATCTTCTCAAGAGAGATTATACTTTTTTCAGAAACTTTATTCATTATACTTCCTGTTCTCTGTCTATAAAAATAAAAAGCTCTATCTATATATTTTACTCTTTTAGCTTTAAGATAAACCATTGGAGTAAATTCGCTATCCTCATGTACAATCTCTTCATTAAACCAAATATTATTATCAATTAAAAATTTTCTTCTATATATATCATCTACAACCTCTTCTCTAAAACATTTAGGTTGTTGAAAAAGCTTTCCAAAAAATTCTATCCCTGTTACTACTCCAGAATTTTTTACTAAATCAGATCTAAAAAGTGGAGCTCCTGTTTTTTCTGGTGTATAATATCTCATATTACCAACCATAACATCAAGATCTTCCATCTCTCCTTCAAAGAAAAACTTTTTATACTCTTGAACATCTATAAAATCATCACTATCAATAAAAGAGATATACTCTCCCTTTGCAACTCTCATTCCTGCATTTCTAGCTGAAGATAATCCACCATTTTCTTTATCTACAATAACTGTTCTCTCTGGATAACTTTGTTTAAACTCCTCCATTATCTCTCTACTTCTATCTTTAGAACCGTCATTTACAAGGATTACTTCATAATCTATCCCATCAATTTTATATAAACTATCTAAACACTCCCTTAAATATTGCTCAACATTATATATTGGAACAATTATACTCAATTGCATCTTATCACCTTACAATTCTAGAATCTTTTCTCTATATATATTAATAATAATTTTTTCATCAAATTCCTTTAAAATTTTCTCTCTTCCAGCTATTCCCATAGCTTTTCTCTCTTCAGCTGAAAGATTGATAAATTTTCTCATTCCTTGAGCTAGATCTTCACTATCTGCAACTTTAACTAGATATCCTGTAACATTGTTTTCAACTATCTCTTTACAACCAGTTACGTTTGTAGCAATTATAGGCTTTTCCATTGCTGCTCCTTCCATCAATACTTTAGAGATTCCCTCTCTATATGATGGTAAAACTATACAATCTGCCTCTTTTATAACTAATTCTGGCTTATTAACTGTACCTAAATAGTTAATAATTCCTTCAGCAACTAATTTATCCATATGCTCTTTAGTTACCCCTGATACTGCCTCTCCACCTAAAGCTCCTAAAAATTGAAACTCAACTTTCTCTCCATACTCTTTCTTTAAAATTCTAGCTGCCTCTTCATACTCTCTAAATCCCTTATCAAAAAAGGCTCTAGCAACCATTAAGAAAACTATTTTTTCATCTTTTCTCTCCATAAGCATAGGTTTAAATCTTTCACAATCTGTTCCCTCACCAGGTAAAATAAATATCTTTTTACTATCTCCTATATCTGAATTAATTAGAGTTTCCTTATCATCACTATTTAAAACCCATATCTCTTTTGAAAATTTAAGAGAAAATTTATATAAACCTACTGCTATTTTTGCTATAACTCCACCTTTTACAAAAGAATATCCAAGCCCAGTAAGAATTGCCACTGATTTTTTCCCAGCCATTTTAGCTGCTAAAGTTCCATAGATATTTGGTTTAATTGTATAGTGAAAAATTATATCTGGGTTCTCTCTCTTGTATAATTTATATAATTCTAAAGTTAATTTCAGATCTTCTATAGGATTTATACCTCTTTTATTAAGATTAATAGAGATTGATTTTACTCCTGGTATAGCTCTTTCCATATCTATTCTTCCATCATCAGGAGCAACTACTACCACCTCATGTCCATCTGATACTAATGCTCTAATAACTCCTGCTCTAAAAATATATATATCCCACATATAATTTGCTACAAATAATATCTTCATATTTTCACCTTTTTAATATTAATATAGTAATGATAACTCTTTCCCATGCCCTTGATTTAAATATTTAAAAGAATCTACAACCATTTTTCTTCTCTCTTCAGCACCTTTATGCTCTAAAAAGATATTTTCATATTGATATAATTTTTTATTTCCTATAAAATTTATCTGATTATCCAATCTAAAATATGATACTCCTAGAGCTAAGATTAAAACTCCTATTTTTATCAGTAACATATCTTCTAAATCAGCTAACATTGGTAAAATAAACCAATATGAATATACAAAAAGAATTCCTATTCTTAAAGTAAGAACTGAAAATTCTGCTCCAAACAGAAATATAAATACTGATAAAAACAGACTATTAGCAAAAATAGTCCCGTATCTTTTTTCTGACAATCTATTTAGCATCAAAAATACTAAAACAAAAATAATTATTCTTTCTAAATAAAATAGTGTTACTCCCAATGGAAAATAATCTGGAACTATTGAAATATACACTGATATTTTTTTACCAATGCTTCCTGGTAACATATTTGCCAAACTTCCTATATTTTTTATTATTAATCTTTTATCTAATAAATAATAGATATTTCCTAAAATAAAAGTTACAAAAATAAATATCTTATTCCAATTAATTTTTAATAAAAAGTACATTGGAAAATATATCAAAGAGCTTGAATGAAAAAAGAAGCCTAAAAGATTTAGTGCAATAAATGGCATTATCTTTCTATCCTCTATATATTTTATTGAAAGTATAAACAGAAGAATACTTTTTAAATTTCTTATCATATCTATTTCAAAAGCTACTCCATAAACTCCAAAATATATAAATAAAGCAAAAATTGGATATTTTGAGTATCTCTTAAAGATAAAATATAAAATTATAAAATCTATAACTGTATTTATAAAATTAAATATCAGATAATTATCTGTAAATAATTTTATACTTGCACAGTAAACTTGAAACCCTTTTTCAAATCCCCCTGCTATAAAACCGTTCTTTACTAATTCAATTATATTTTTACTTTTTTCAAAACTTGGCATATAACTATACCAATCATATCCTATATAAGCTCTTGTCCCGAAAAAAACAACTAAAATTCCTATTAAAAAAATATAAATATTTCTTTTAAATTCTCTATTTTCACTAAAAATATCTATTAAACTTCCTACCCCAAGAATTATTAATATTATGAAATATAGATTCATTTATCATTCCCTCTCTAACGTTTTTTTATATAGTTCCAAATACTCCTTTGCACTATTCTCTATAGTAAACTTTTTACTTCTCTCTAAACATTTATCTGCTACTTCTTTATAAAGTTTTTCATCTTTTAATTTTAGAATAAGCTTTGCTAATTCCTTAGGGTTATCATTTGAACATAAAAAACCTGCTCCTCTAACTACTTCAGCAAGTCCGGGAACATCACTTGCTATTACAGGTTTATGTGACGCCATTCCCTCAACAGCAGTAATTCCAAACCCTTCAAAAAAAGAGTATTGAATCACAATATCAGCTGTTTTTAAAAGTTGAGGAATATCTTTTCTAAGCCCTAAAAATCTAACTCTATCCTCTACTCCCACTTCTCTAGCAAACTCTTGAACATCTCTTTCTAAAACTCCATCTCCTACAAATACTACTTTGTACTCTTCAGAAAGAGATTTTAAAGCTGACACAACTCCTTTTTGATTTTTAGCAGCTTGAAATCTTGATACCATCATAAGAACAGTATCACTATTTTCAACTCCTATCTCATCTCTTGAAATAGGATAGACATTTTCAAAATGGCTTAAATCTACTCCATTTGCTATTACATAATAGTTTTTTTCATCTCCACCTATCCACTCTTTCAAACTTTTTTCAGTAGCTTCAGATATGCTTACAATCTTATCAAATCCTCTAAAAATAAATCTATCTATCAATTTAAAAACTATGCTATTTCTTCTTCTATTTGATGTACTATGTTCAGTTGTAATATATTTTCTTTTTCTATTAAAATCCAACATTTTAGCAAATCTTGTCCAATATTGAGCATGTACAAGATGAACATGAACTATATCATAGTTTTCTTTTTTTATCTTCTCAGCTATTGCAAAAATATTTAAAGGAGACACCTTAGAATTATATTTAGAGACACTTACTCTTATTCCTCTTTTTATTAAATCTTTTTCAAATACAGAGTTAATATCACTTAATATCATTAATTCTACATCATACCCTAACTCTTTTTGTAATGGAATAAGTTCACTTAGTAGTTTCTCTGCTCCCCCTAATTCTAATGAAGTTATAATATGGAGTATCTTCATCTTTTCCCCACCACCAATTTAAAATATTTACTTTGAAGCAATCTTATAAAAAATTTCACCTTATTTTTTAAAGGTATATTATATTTTAACATCTCACTATAATAACTTTCAAAACCTCTAGGATTATTTTTTATTAACTTTAAAAAGTTATTTGTGTAACCATCTTCAAGATATTCAAAATAATATATTCCTTTATCTATATATCTCATCTTATATTTTTCACCTATTTTTATCCAAACAGATGCTTCAGGAACAAATTTTTCTCCTTCATAAACTTTAAATGGAAATTCTCTTAAATATTTTGTTCTAAATACCTCTGCTTTATCTCCATCTATTCCCAGTTTATATACAATTTCAATAGGTGTTGAATCTATGCTATATTGAGGATAAGGCTTTCCTGTTATCTCTCCAGTAGCAATATTTATCTTTCTAAATATCATTCCACCCATATTTTTAGGAAGTTTCTCCCCCTCTGAAATGATAGTTTCAACTGCATCTTCTGTAATATAATCATCACTATCTACTATAAAGAAAAACTCTCCCTCTGCAAACTCTACTCCTCTATTAATAGCCCTCATCTTTCCAGAATTTTCTTGATAAACATATATAATATTTAAAATATTCTCTTTTTTCCAACTTTCTATAAGCTCTCTTGTATTATCAACAGATCCATCATCTACTACTACCCATTGAAAACTTTTATTGCTCTGTTTCTTTAAACTTTCATACAATCTAGAAAGTGTATCTCCTCTATTATATGCAGGAGTAAAAATAGTTACTTCCATTATTATCTTCCTTTACCAAATACAACTGTTTTAAATGTTAATATCATAATAACTAAATCTAAGTATAGGCTATGTTGTTTTATATAATATAGATCATATTCTAATTTTCTTCTTGCATCTTCAACACTAGCTCCATATGGATACATTACTTGAGCCCAACCTGTAAGTCCCGGTTTTACCATATGTCTCAAATTATAATATGGTATCTGCTTTTCTAGCTCCTTAATAAATACCATTCTTTCTGGTCTTGGTCCAATAAAACTCATTTCCCCTTTAATTACATTTATAAGTTGAGGAAGTTCATCTATTCTTGTTTTTCTCATTATGTTTCCAAATTTAGTAACTCTTGGGTCATTTTTTTGAGCCCATTTTGCTCCATCTTTTTCAGCATCATTTCTCATACTTCTAAATTTATGAACTTTAAACTCTTTTCCATTTTCCCCTACTCTATCTTGGCTATAGATAATAGGTCCGGGACTTTCTAATTTTACAATAATTGCAGCTATTCCCATAATTGGCAGAGTTAAAATTCCTATGATAAATGCCATAGTCATATCAAATATTCTTTTTATATTTGTTTGTATGTGGCTATGAAGAATTTTAAATCCATAAGCTTGAAGTAACCACTCTTCATCTATAAACTCAACATCAATTTTAGCTTCATTTTCAAGCATATAATCTGAGTAACTTTTTACCTCTACACCTGAAAGCTTTAAATTTAAGATCTCTCTTATCTCCTCTTTTGTTAATTTTAACTTTGTTATTACTAAAATTCTTATCTTATTTTCTTTTATAAAATCAGTTAAGCTTCCTTTTCTATCTGCTTCATCTATATATTTATATTCTGGGAAATTAACTAAACTTTCAACAATTCTATTTTTCATCTCTCCAGTTCCATAAGTAGTTAAATTTTTAATTTTAAAAGTAACTATACTTATAATTGTACTTATAAATATTTGTGATGCAGTAAAGATAAGAAAGAAAGGAATAAGTCCAAAATCCCATGCATCTATAAACCAGATAAAAAATGCTATAAAATTCAATAGAAAAATTATTACATATCCTTTATT
This DNA window, taken from uncultured Fusobacterium sp., encodes the following:
- a CDS encoding ABC transporter substrate-binding protein, encoding MKKLTLMLLGVTCLLTACGGNETKEAAAPKKEEVVKIGATAPLTGPLAIYGVTATNGSKLAMEEINKNGGVLGKKVDFVVLDSKGDSTEAVMAYNRLVDEGMVAFIGDAPSKPSLAIAEVAAQDNMPMITPTGTQFNITEAGKNVFRACFTDPYQGRILANFAKNNLKVKTAAIVVNNSSDHSNGVTEAFLKEAQALGIEVVAKEGYSDGDKDFRAQLTKILPTNPDVLVIPDYYEQVALITAQAREIGLKSTFIGPDGWDGVSKTLDPSAYGVIENSYFTNHYSLDDQSEKVQNFVKAYRETYKEDPSSFAALSYDAAYMMKAAIEKAGTTEKQAVVDALKGIEYDGVTGHLTFDEKNNPIKAVTVLKIVNGKYTFDSIVEAK
- a CDS encoding branched-chain amino acid ABC transporter permease, with product MSKTKMLSYIATFVLLTVVYIILMSLINTGIISRYQTNILTLICINIILAVSLNVTVGCLGQITIGHAGFMSVGAYAAALFTKSGLVEGLPGYFLALIIGGAVAGVVGIIIGIPALRLNGDYLAIITLAFGEIIRVLIEYFDFTGGAQGLRGIPRYNKIEIIFIIMVVCVMMMFSLMTSRHGRAVLSIRDDEIASGASGVNTTYYKTFAFTVSAVFAGIAGAVYAHHLGILGAKQFDFNYSINILTMVVLGGMGSFTGSILSAIVLTIVPEMLREFSDYRMIVYSLLLILTMIFRPTGLLGRKEFQITKVIERFMKKGGNVNE
- a CDS encoding ABC transporter ATP-binding protein, with protein sequence MNNLVLDAKDISITFGALKAVTDFNLQLRENELVGLIGPNGAGKTTVFNILTGVYSPTSGIYTFNGEVINKMPTYKLVKKGLARTFQNIRLFKYMSVLDNVLVANNFNMKYGILSGTFRFHNYWKEEKEVKAKALELLKIFDLDKYADMPAGNLPYGQQRKLEIARAMATNPKVLLLDEPAAGMNPTETEELMKTIKLIRDKFNIAILLIEHDMKLVLGICERLIVLDHGNVIASGDPHEVVNNPTVITAYLGADDEGDEE
- a CDS encoding TIGR03905 family TSCPD domain-containing protein; amino-acid sequence: MHYYSTEKVCAKQIGVTVDYDGYITEIEFVGGCDGNTHGLQNLLLGMKKEDAIAKLEGIDCRGRGTSCPDQLAKILKRL
- a CDS encoding NUDIX hydrolase, giving the protein MENLEKELREYEPFNEQEKRDKELILQWLQNGDEIFTRENKIAHITVSAWIVNNKRDKVLMAYHNIYDSWAWLGGHADGNKNLKEVVLKEVEEESGIKEVKFLSTDIFSMEILTVDGHEKRGEYVSSHLHLNFTFLLEADEKLSLKIKPDENSGVEWIKVDEISKKSSEKWFVDRIYSKLCKKVKENILKEI
- a CDS encoding branched-chain amino acid ABC transporter permease, which translates into the protein MEFLLQIINGLQIGSIYALISLGYTMVYGIAQLINFAHGDIIMVGAYVSLFSIPMFTKIGLPVWLTMVPAIIVCILLGMLTERVAYRPLRNSPRISNLITAIGVSLLLENSFMKIFTPNTRPFPKVFTQPPILIGDLHLNFGTVVTILVTLTLSVALQYFMKKTKYGKAMLATSEDYGAAKLVGINVDHTIQLTFAIGSGLAAVAAVLYVAAYPQVQPLMGSMPGIKAFIAAVLGGIGILPGAVLGGFILGIVESLTRAYISSQLADAIVFSILIIVLLVKPTGILGKNMREKV
- a CDS encoding ABC transporter ATP-binding protein; the protein is MENQNMLEIKDLHVYYDNIHALKGISLNVKQGEIVSLIGANGAGKTTTLQTISGLINSREGQIFFEGKDITKEKSHKICEIGIAQVPEGRRVFAKLPVKDNLKLGAFTVKDTPENLEKDRANFYKNFPRMSERKNQLAGTLSGGEQQMLAMGRAIMSRPKLLILDEPSMGLSPLFVKEIFSVIKKLKEMGTTILLVEQNAKMALAISDRAYVIETGKITLEGDAKELMNNPQIKKAYLGA